The sequence gtacatcataaccggagtcaaccaatcacatggaaagattaagaagatggataaagagaaaagatagatggtttaaagtgaacggtgtttcccatatctgtctgaaggcctctgccaagatggacctatcctaatggactgagataccggtctgactaatatcaacagaacttgcatatacaaggggaccagtggtcgataaacctaactctaggtcaacacaactggcatatacaagggcaccagtggtcgactttattgaatttattacgattggtctgatggtctggtcttaattctcaatttatttatttatttatttattttggtatctcaatcaccctatttcaccctagcaaaggtaacaacttgaatcgtgtgccccaccaaatcacttaaataaataaaaacataaggattaggattcaacaagatatggcgaaactaccatgtttttttttaattctaacacctgagctctgtgcttttatgaatagactctttagatgtttccatctaattagattggttcctcaactcctacaacaaaGATGTTTCCATtcacttagataggttagtgctatccttaataggcataaatttctaggctctggagtttatttatactgcaactagaaagtttctcccataccccgaaacttaaatctaacattgtcctcaatgttctaaagataaaattaaaagcatgaacaaggagaaaatgttaccacttgaagcaaaagagttaaggaaagatattaccgtgttgcatgagcatgggttacctcccaagaagtgttaagtttaaagtcttcagccagacatcagaagaaattagtcacctcacagaatcataaagtaatagccggaataactgtggatcaccaaaaccaaatagggctatcacaagtaaaaggaatctgcaacatcccaagaaaattagcaaataaagcacacccttgtctagtttcttgtttaagacaactacatctagttgtggttcaggttcaggttctataacagggtctagataaaatattttcatgggttgcaattcctcataagttagatccgaatgttcaggttctagagtctggaaatactcaactaagaatttagaagcacataaaattaacctgaataactggggatactctaagtcaatcaaatttgacttacgcagctgaccacaatgagagtggtggtgttccttaaacaaatgtgtcgacctaATCTcccaaagtaattaggtttagtctcaaaactcaataactgacacatttcaaattcaaacgttcccacaattggaataaaagtttttggtgggaaaacaatctgggtatcatagcctgggtaaaccacatcaaccagaggatgggtttctaacaactgaacttctttctggacattattaggttcgggagagctagtatgacggtaatctggcacaatggttgaggcacatatatcaagtcccaaatgagggacctttctaagagttaaagcacacggagaatgataatcaccctcaaacttagagttttcagtgtctctagaaagactagtcacaacttccctaatttctaggtcatcagattcctggaaatggtcaattgattcttctaagtcaggttcatcctcactcatctctacgagtttatggtcttctaagactagtgtttctaaatcgctagactctaaaacaatattctcagggtaaactctttcctctaaaccatcatcacaatcatataaaggattatcagcgaaAGTTTCTATTAAAGGCTCATTAACAAAGGTGTTAATCATAATTacttcctctgattcactgataggaacatcaaataatggattatccaacacactgcaggctaaaggatcatgaactacatcgtctaaaatggtggtatctctagtcaaatcctcatccttttgaataggtgaataattattaaaattatttggatttgtactcgaaacaacactatcattataaagctcaatcggagtaacaaattcctgatcattatgcctacatattttatgttcttcatcaatattatcctcatcaaaatcatcattataataacatgaaaatgatcgaaccccatctaaataagtagtattaccaattctaacctcgtcatcttgattatgtgaataaaaactatccttactttcaagggtggtattgggaacactatattggtatttaagactatcttgagcaaatttttctacaatcctatttgtactctcagtaaattgcttgagggactcttgtagagacatcttagttgactgctctacggactcttctgggagcggaatattataagtctcttcataaataatttaaatttctgtgttgactcattgaaactcttgtgaGACTCTTCTAgataaatagaaggattgttttgctcgtatgacttgtgggtatgtggatagtaattgggctcacaatggtatggaccataaccttcaaaagtttcgcgttcccaatcgctattcacactatggtcataaaaagaataatgtccaagctgctcagtcggatactcattgtattggctactataataccattttgacatcctaactgcaagggaattctaaacaagcacaaagaaggctgactcgaccacaacaagcctattttatctagcaaaaaaaaagcatgatgactccacttagattgtttctagaccagcttctattctttcgaaaaggaattcgttacaatctgagcaaacccctctggaatcaatccgagttaaagtaagttgaatagagacgagggaagctgcgtggagctttgatacccaaggcctcaccggcattacaaggcggcgtattcaactcacagaaaccatcatgaacttcaaagtatgctcaaaagagtaattaatatttttcgaacgactttccaattaagctcgttaccctatcggtctctttctagtccaaattttaaggcttaggttctcgtaggttacgtgttcctaaggcgggcaagaaggaaatggtgatgaaatccgagtccttatcttgatttggccaagccttgccctttactagaaaattaaatccaatttcaggtcctcaacatatatgcatataaaatcatccagtaaacccgctgacaggggattcgcgggtgtttagaattcttacctcccgttccatacgggggatgaaccgttgaggtcgactcgggccaccgactccaatgtcagtgtacgaacccgaggagccgagacagtatcgtaactgtcgtccttccctgtgcagattatatttaaaccaacccttccttaaagttttaaaaataaagtcaaatgttcaatgtccggaagaaaaaaaatgtccaaaaataaaatattacaaaaataaaaaccttaattacagtttctaaaaaaataaaataaaataatatacaaaatcttcttcttcactccttttgcatttctcttttctttcctatttgggcttttcctttcttttcagcactttctcttttttctttagcttagctccaaatctgaaagcaaacaaaaataccaaaacgcgtaaaaaagaacaaataaaataaacctaaaatatggaagaaaaaaatttcccgagaatatttttttcaCGGGAGAGTTATGAAGAGATTTCTGGAGTTAATGCAGAGATTGGATGACCCTGTTGAGTATCAAATAGGTTCTCGGGCACCATAGAGGGGGTACGGAGAGATTTGGAGCAGTTTGGAACGTCATAGAGCCAAAAATTCAGAGTTGCGGAAATATTgtttgctgctggtgaagaacatacgaagaacataagacgcacacccatctgcggcgccaaaaattgatcgaaattttgatagtggtaaaaggttgtcgttcactcggacttgatgaaattgtttttaagaattaataaactaaaattaaagaaaaatatatatacaaaatattgccACAAGATGAAGATATGACCGGGACTCATAATTCCACCAGACTTCAATTTCATGCAGTTtaaataccaattctaaacaataatagctcatgatataaagtttcattgactctaattcattgcctaaaatagatttcgaaagtaatggatgtacatctaaagcatgggatatcaaaacatttaagcaagcataacccatcaattgaaatgaaaatCATTCAATGATAATCATGATTCAATTAAATATtgtgcaattagtcataaaaagaattactaTATTTACCGCAttagtgaaatttggcttccttcattatcccggtgatggggtctagctccacatgttggaaacacgctcaaaattcatttttattgctcagtgggtgtttacaaagatgaaaaggGAGGAAAAATTATTAAACCGGGTTGTAACacttatttttgttacaaacaAAACTGTTACTGAGAACGATAGAAGCAATGTGTCACTGTCACTGTATCTATACGACTGCCACGTCtttgtcgctgtcactgtagctTCAGCGACTGTTTTTAGCAGCagttgttcttcatgttcttcctccTTACGCAGCAGCAGAAAGATATTCTCTGCAGTTCTGATTTTCACTCTGTACTGCTCCCCAAACTCCCCATACCCCCTCTCTGGTGCCCGAGAAcctattttatactcaacagggtcatCCAATCTCTGCATTAACTCCAGAAATCTCTTCATAACTCGCCagtgaaaaaaaatattctcgggaatattttcttccctattttacctCCTCACGCGTTGATTTTCTGCCAGCACACTCTGAACAGGTCAATACACGTTCCAGAATGTTGATCGAGTCATCAGAACATGTTCAAACTCTTCAAAACCCGTGATATATTCTTCCCGAGAAAGTGTTGCTATGTTCACTTCTACGCGAtaatccagccaattttaatcgatcaaatcactcatgatagttttgttgggacatatcacaactacccaacaaatttcagccctttagtctacctagaactccttcaaacttcgatcgaaaatcacacaattatgttcttcattttcccgccaaaatgaaattcaaaagaagaagatgggtgctaaggatgaatttgggctacgcataaccttgggtgccccttagccaaatcgggggtctgtatagcaaaagtcctctggggtgcctttagcagtttttcgagccgaattttccaaaaatgtttatttcccaaaagtatctacaaacacacaaaacaccataataagtacaaaatcgagtaccaacatagagaaaattgaggacaacttagacaaaaaatgtgtctatcattctaCTTCTTCAGTATTTGCTTTAACCTTTTTAGCTTGCTCATGAAGGAAAAGGCTGGATTGCCTGATATTGCTTCATTCCATGCATCTTTAATTACATCAAGAAACCATGGATGAGAAGTCCAAATATTTTGATATCTGAAAGAGCATTTGTTGGTTTACAAATATTGACAGTAGAACCAAATAAAGGTCTATGATTTGATGTGCCTCTGACTCCTACTTTATAAGACCAACCATCAAACTTTTCCAGCCATTTAAGATTGTAGAAGGCCTTATCAATATCACATAAAATTCTTTTTTTACCTGCTCTATTATTGCACCAAGAGTATTGATTCCAGTTCTTGTAGCTTGAATAAGATTACATGATTCTAAACAATTCCTGAACTCCTGCATTGAAATTCTAAGTGGTCTTCTTCCTCCAATTTTTTCTTCATAACTCAAAACCACATTGAAATCCCCTATTATCATCCAGGGGCAGTCCCTTTGACTAATATTAAATAATTCTTCCCATAAATCTCTTTTATCAACAGTGAGACAAGATGCATGAATCCCAGTGACCATAACATCACCTACTTGAACAGTAATGGCTTGATTTGTGGATGAAATCACTACTGGCCTTGATAGAGATGAATTCCAAAAAGGCCAAATATTCCATTTTCGGAGTCATTAGAATTATGTATAACCATTTTACTCATTCCAAGTAAATTTAAACTTTTGAGTACACCACTAAAACTTTTATTTTTGGCTCTGCAATCCATAGTAATGAGGGACTAaaattcttaacaaaatttcccaGTTTATCTTTGGCTTGAGTTCTTCTCAAGCCTCTGAGATTCCAGAATATTACTTTCATTAAGAAAGATTTGATTGAGAAGTACTAGTACCTCCCAAATTGGAATTAGACTTAACTGAAGTATTTGCTTGTTTCCTAGTGATCACATTAGGTTTAACCAATCTTCCTTTAACAGGTTTACTAATCACTTTAGAAAAAATATGTTCatgtttctctgcaacttcaacaaGGACTTGAAATTTACTAGGAGAAGCAAAATCTTTACCTGAATTTATATTGTTATCAGCATTCTTGAATTTAGCAATGGAACCAGGTACTTCCTTCCATCCCTATGAAATTGTTGCTTCATTAGTGTGTGAAGTATTATTATCTGTTGGGATTATAAAAGGAACATTGACTATTGTCTCAGATTCAGCAACACTATGAACCTGCTCTAGGATTGCAGGAGTTTCAATAACTGAAAGTATATTTTGTATACTTGCACCCACATCAATAAGCTTGTCTACAGATAAGGAAGGAAAATCACTTGGGGACTCCAAAAGACCAGTGAAACCTTTTTCTTTGTTAAGTGCAGGAGTATTATTCTGAATTGGAGAAACAACTAAagtaacatcatcatcttcatggttttttcctttttccaAGTTGGAACAAGAAGAAAAGCAATTATCAATTTTAGCAGTTTGTTGAGTAGTAGCTTCCACTGTTTTTTCAACTTGCCATACTGATTTGGGAGTTTCCTGACATTTTTCCTTTGGAGAATTACAGATATCAAATCCTACTTTTGGAGgaattgtctttttttttccaaACTTTTTTAGAATCTCTGAAGACTGTACCTCTTGTTCTTGGTTTTTCCTTTGAATCCTACACTCAGCCACATAATGCCCTATATTTTTGCAATGGATACAATATTTGGGGAGCTTTGGAATCTGAATACACTGCTCAAATTTGCCATACTTAGATTCAACCATAATTTTGCTAGGGATATAATTCACAAGATCAACTTCTACTAAGACACTTGCATAATATCCACTTTGTCTTTTTAAAGTAGTTTCATTAACTTTAATGGCTCTTCCAATTTTATTACCCATCTGCAACAATATGGATTCCTTCCAGTACTCAATACTTAACCCAGGAAAATATAcccatacaaaagattttaaagtTTTTTTATTCTCTGGGTTAAAATTAGGTTCCCAAGCACTTAGATTAAGCTCTTGTTCTTCTACAATCCAATAACCCTTCCAGATATAACTTCTATCATCTGAATTCTCTAGTTTAATAACAAAGAAACCCTTACCTAATGGGATAAGTTGCAGATTACCTTTAAGATTCCATTGCTTTCTTAATGAGGTTTCAAgtgtttccattttcaatttaacCAAATTCAATCTCCCGATTAAACTGAACTTCCATTCATCCAAACAATTTTCAATTACATCATCAGGAATGAATAGAGATAgagaatcatcactcttctccATTGAAACTGAATTAGATTTCTCCAAATTTGTTGTATCCGAATGATTTAATCTAGATCTGAAACTCGATCCATTAT comes from Papaver somniferum cultivar HN1 chromosome 7, ASM357369v1, whole genome shotgun sequence and encodes:
- the LOC113294704 gene encoding uncharacterized protein LOC113294704, whose translation is MTTNFNSDSFKTLDNGSSFRSRLNHSDTTNLEKSNSVSMEKSDDSLSLFIPDDVIENCLDEWKFSLIGRLNLVKLKMETLETSLRKQWNLKGNLQLIPLGKGFFVIKLENSDDRSYIWKGYWIVEEQELNLSAWEPNFNPENKKTLKSFVWVYFPGLSIEYWKESILLQMGNKIGRAIKVNETTLKRQSGYYASVLVEVDLVNYIPSKIMVESKYGKFEQCIQIPKLPKYCIHCKNIGHYVAECRIQRKNQEQEVQSSEILKKFGKKKTIPPKVGFDICNSPKEKCQETPKSVWQVEKTVEATTQQTAKIDNCFSSCSNLEKGKNHEDDDVTLVVSPIQNNTPALNKEKGFTGLLESPSDFPSLSVDKLIDVGASIQNILSVIETPAILEQGWKEVPGSIAKFKNADNNINSGKDFASPSKFQVLVEVAEKHEHIFSKVISKPVKGRLVKPNVITRKQANTSVKSNSNLGGTSTSQSNLS